Proteins encoded together in one Deltaproteobacteria bacterium window:
- a CDS encoding alpha/beta hydrolase — protein MAELPGVLGPTSHYFYSQRLKLHYVDWGNAQKPPLLLVHGGRDHCRSWDWAAADLRRDFHVIAPDLRGHGDSAWAVGSAYSMIDYVLDVAALLKALDLFPITVIAHSLGASVALQYAGVYPEHVARLVAIEGLGPPPGLGKPASASSRMVQWIREMQGLARRHPRAYASLEEAVTRMRDANPRLTAEQALHLTRNGVFRYEDGTYAWKFDNFVRAVSPYLFNLEEAREIWSHITCPVLLVRGAESWAPDPAADGRASAFRKAEIMTIEGAAHWVHHDQLEVFLRGVRRFLGVG, from the coding sequence ATGGCGGAACTCCCCGGCGTGCTCGGTCCGACGTCCCACTACTTCTACTCCCAGCGCCTGAAGCTGCACTACGTCGACTGGGGCAATGCGCAGAAGCCGCCGCTGCTTCTCGTTCACGGCGGCCGCGATCATTGCCGGAGCTGGGACTGGGCGGCGGCCGACCTCCGCCGCGACTTCCACGTGATCGCGCCCGACCTCCGCGGTCATGGTGACTCGGCGTGGGCGGTCGGCAGCGCGTATTCGATGATCGACTACGTGCTCGACGTGGCGGCGCTGCTCAAGGCGCTCGATCTGTTCCCGATCACCGTGATCGCGCATTCGCTCGGCGCCTCGGTCGCCCTGCAGTACGCGGGCGTCTACCCGGAGCACGTCGCCCGATTGGTGGCGATCGAGGGGCTCGGGCCGCCCCCCGGCCTCGGCAAGCCCGCCTCGGCATCCTCCCGCATGGTCCAGTGGATCCGGGAGATGCAGGGGCTCGCCCGCCGCCATCCCCGGGCATACGCGAGCCTCGAGGAGGCCGTCACCCGCATGCGCGACGCGAACCCGCGTCTCACCGCCGAGCAGGCGCTGCATCTGACGCGCAACGGTGTCTTTCGCTACGAGGACGGGACCTACGCGTGGAAGTTCGACAACTTCGTGCGGGCGGTCTCGCCCTATCTCTTCAACCTCGAGGAGGCGCGCGAGATCTGGAGCCACATCACCTGTCCCGTGCTGCTCGTTCGCGGCGCTGAGTCGTGGGCGCCGGACCCCGCGGCGGACGGGCGGGCGAGCGCCTTCCGCAAGGCGGAGATCATGACCATCGAGGGGGCGGCTCACTGGGTGCACCACGACCAGCTCGAGGTGTTCCTGCGCGGCGTGCGCCGGTTCCTGGGCGTCGGTTGA
- a CDS encoding CoA transferase — protein MEGVRVLELGIWVAVPSAAAVLADWGAEVVKVEPPDGDPLRGLAATGLVPYQPDINPAFQLDNRGKRGIVCDLRHPEGQAVVQALAARADVVVTNLRRRKLAALGMDYESLRARNPRLVYASLTGYGTAGPEQDRAAFDYAAFWARAGIMASLGEPEGPPPTQRPGMGDHMTGLGLAGAIAAALYARDRSGTGQEIQMSLFHAGMWMLGSDIQAAITTGYCHRPMGRHAAPNPLFNFYRTRDGRWLHLIMLQPDRHWTSFCRAIGREDLSADPRFAAAPVRFQHCRELIAILDPIFASRTLEEWAAALDGNGCYWGKVQSVEEVSDDPQALATEAFAPVELPDGRPLRMVRSPVRFAATPAEPRGAAPELGQHTEEVLLEAGYGWDEIGRLKDLGVLG, from the coding sequence CTGGAAGGCGTGCGGGTCCTCGAGCTCGGCATCTGGGTGGCCGTGCCCTCGGCGGCCGCCGTGCTCGCCGACTGGGGCGCCGAGGTGGTCAAGGTCGAGCCGCCCGACGGCGATCCGCTGCGGGGCCTCGCCGCGACGGGCCTCGTGCCCTACCAGCCGGACATCAACCCGGCCTTCCAGCTCGACAACCGCGGGAAGCGCGGGATCGTCTGCGATCTCCGCCATCCCGAGGGGCAGGCCGTCGTGCAGGCGCTGGCGGCTCGCGCCGACGTCGTCGTCACCAACCTGCGACGTCGAAAGCTGGCGGCCCTCGGCATGGACTACGAATCGCTCCGCGCGCGGAACCCGCGGCTCGTCTACGCCAGTCTCACCGGCTACGGGACGGCGGGCCCCGAGCAGGACCGGGCGGCGTTCGACTATGCGGCCTTCTGGGCGCGCGCCGGTATCATGGCATCGCTCGGCGAGCCGGAGGGGCCGCCGCCGACCCAGCGCCCCGGGATGGGTGACCACATGACCGGACTCGGGCTCGCCGGGGCGATCGCCGCCGCGCTCTACGCCCGTGACCGCTCCGGCACGGGCCAGGAGATCCAGATGTCCCTCTTCCATGCCGGCATGTGGATGCTCGGGAGCGACATCCAGGCGGCCATCACGACGGGCTACTGCCACCGTCCCATGGGGCGGCATGCCGCGCCGAACCCGCTCTTCAACTTCTACCGCACGCGCGACGGCCGCTGGCTGCATCTGATCATGCTGCAACCGGACCGCCACTGGACGAGCTTCTGCCGCGCCATCGGCCGGGAGGACCTCTCCGCCGATCCCCGCTTCGCCGCCGCGCCCGTACGCTTTCAGCACTGCCGGGAGCTGATCGCCATCCTCGATCCCATCTTCGCCTCTCGTACGCTGGAGGAGTGGGCCGCCGCCCTCGACGGCAACGGCTGCTACTGGGGCAAGGTGCAGAGCGTCGAGGAGGTCTCGGACGACCCGCAGGCGCTGGCCACCGAAGCGTTTGCCCCGGTCGAGTTGCCGGACGGCCGTCCGCTGCGCATGGTGAGGAGCCCGGTCCGGTTCGCGGCCACACCGGCGGAACCGCGCGGCGCCGCGCCCGAGCTCGGGCAGCACACCGAGGAGGTCCTCCTCGAGGCCGGCTACGGCTGGGACGAGATCGGCCGGCTGAAAGACCTCGGGGTGCTCGGTTGA
- a CDS encoding peptidyl-prolyl cis-trans isomerase produces MVTLSTSMGDIKLELYPDKAPITVKNFLDYTKAGYYDGTIFHRVIPGFMIQGGGFTPDMQDKREGQKPPIKNESSNGLKNETGTVAMARTSVPDSATSQFFINVKDNSFLDKEKAQDGVGYAVFGKVVEGMDVVRKIEQVKTATKGPHQNVPVDAVLIKSAKVASE; encoded by the coding sequence ATGGTGACGCTGTCGACATCGATGGGTGACATCAAGCTCGAGCTCTACCCCGACAAGGCACCGATCACGGTCAAGAACTTCCTCGACTACACCAAGGCCGGCTACTACGACGGCACGATCTTCCACCGCGTCATCCCCGGGTTCATGATCCAGGGCGGCGGGTTCACTCCCGACATGCAGGACAAGCGGGAAGGGCAGAAGCCGCCGATCAAGAACGAATCGAGCAACGGGCTCAAGAACGAGACGGGGACGGTGGCAATGGCCCGCACCTCGGTTCCCGACAGCGCCACGTCGCAGTTCTTCATCAACGTGAAGGACAATTCGTTCCTCGACAAGGAGAAGGCACAGGACGGCGTCGGCTATGCCGTCTTCGGCAAGGTCGTCGAGGGCATGGACGTGGTGCGGAAGATCGAGCAGGTGAAGACGGCGACCAAGGGCCCCCACCAGAACGTCCCCGTCGACGCGGTGCTTATCAAGTCAGCGAAGGTCGCCTCCGAGTAG
- a CDS encoding DUF748 domain-containing protein, with protein MAADTGRPALSARRLTVRIYLTDVLRRRLRIRNLALDRARIRLRASDGSWGLPLRAAPAPRAAGAPSAPPPFTLDAGHARRATLRLEPRGGGASLVRIRRLDFQGALAASGVARGTVRLRGHLDRATVVFGGSFRRTRSAERVRAEFAAAHVDVGRTLHLVPVGTASREVAGVVDLQLEYHARRRGEQAERRFGGKVRADDLAVGESGRPGIRLRSLELQRFDAHVTSSEVQLGKLVLRQPEVWLTRDAGGVTLPGVFKPGESASPQEGSRAGWRVTGTGAEIDGGAGHYTDARREGRTLVLAVERATLGAVGEAGTPVPFSLTAGLGTGGRVEVSGDLEREPWRVRGDLGLTDVELAPLSAVADLPVRLVSGRATAHLSLDAVAEGFSGSGAIDIDDFSTESPDPARPEDILACKALRVGIRRFRCTRRSHSTARSWTSTTGSCSRASVWAAASRRTSLSASSASRSRWPWPS; from the coding sequence GTGGCCGCGGACACTGGCCGGCCGGCGCTCAGCGCCCGCCGCCTCACGGTGCGCATTTACCTCACCGACGTGCTCCGCCGCCGCCTCCGCATCCGAAACCTGGCGCTCGACCGCGCACGCATCCGGTTGCGCGCCTCCGACGGGAGCTGGGGGCTGCCGCTGCGGGCGGCGCCGGCACCTCGCGCGGCCGGCGCACCATCGGCGCCACCGCCCTTCACCCTCGACGCGGGCCACGCTCGCAGGGCCACCCTGCGCCTCGAGCCGCGTGGCGGCGGGGCATCGCTCGTGCGCATCCGCCGCCTCGACTTCCAAGGAGCCCTGGCCGCGTCCGGCGTCGCGCGAGGGACCGTCCGACTGCGCGGTCACCTGGACCGCGCAACCGTCGTATTCGGTGGCAGCTTTCGCAGAACTCGGTCGGCGGAACGGGTGCGGGCCGAGTTCGCCGCGGCGCATGTCGACGTCGGCCGCACCCTCCACCTCGTGCCGGTCGGGACCGCGTCGCGCGAGGTGGCGGGCGTCGTCGACCTCCAGCTCGAGTACCACGCGAGGCGACGAGGCGAGCAAGCCGAACGCCGGTTCGGCGGGAAGGTCCGCGCCGATGACCTGGCGGTAGGCGAATCGGGGCGGCCCGGCATTCGCCTGCGCTCGCTGGAGCTCCAGCGGTTCGATGCCCACGTCACGTCGTCCGAGGTGCAGCTCGGGAAACTCGTCCTCCGGCAGCCCGAAGTCTGGCTCACCCGCGATGCGGGGGGTGTTACCCTGCCGGGCGTTTTCAAGCCCGGGGAATCGGCCTCCCCCCAGGAGGGGAGCCGCGCCGGCTGGCGTGTCACCGGGACGGGTGCGGAGATCGACGGCGGCGCCGGGCACTACACCGATGCGCGCCGCGAAGGGCGGACGCTCGTGCTCGCGGTCGAGCGCGCGACGCTGGGCGCCGTCGGCGAGGCGGGTACCCCCGTGCCGTTCTCGTTGACCGCGGGGCTCGGGACGGGTGGACGGGTCGAGGTGAGCGGCGACCTCGAGCGTGAGCCGTGGAGGGTCCGTGGAGACCTGGGGCTCACCGACGTCGAGCTCGCGCCCCTCAGCGCAGTTGCGGACCTTCCCGTCCGGCTCGTCTCGGGACGCGCCACCGCCCACCTGTCGCTGGACGCGGTGGCGGAGGGCTTCTCGGGTTCCGGCGCGATCGACATCGACGACTTCAGCACGGAGTCGCCGGATCCCGCCAGGCCGGAGGACATACTCGCCTGCAAGGCGCTCCGCGTGGGCATCCGCCGCTTCCGATGCACTCGGAGATCACACTCGACCGCTCGGAGCTGGACGTCGACAACCGGATCGTGCTCTCGCGCTTCGGTCTGGGCGGCAGCGTCGAGGAGGACTTCCTTGAGCGCGAGCTCGGCATCCCGCTCACGCTGGCCCTGGCCCTCATGA
- a CDS encoding isochorismatase family protein has product MRHAALLDRRRTVLVLIDLQEGYRAALHAWDRVVAASALLVRGAALLDLPLLVTEQYPRGLGHTAAEVSTQFPAGLPVIEKMSMSCCSATAFASRLEETGRTQVLVAGIETHACVNQTVHDLVAAGYEAHVARDATSSRRPGDIRPAWEKMRAAGMLPTSSEQALLELVQTAEAAEFKKLQRLLKEAPLPRDAD; this is encoded by the coding sequence ATGCGACACGCCGCGCTGCTGGATCGCCGCCGCACCGTGCTCGTGCTGATCGACCTGCAGGAGGGGTATCGGGCCGCCCTGCACGCCTGGGACCGGGTCGTCGCTGCCAGCGCGCTCCTGGTGCGGGGCGCGGCGTTGCTGGACCTGCCCCTGCTGGTGACCGAGCAGTATCCCCGCGGGCTTGGCCATACGGCGGCGGAGGTGTCGACCCAGTTTCCCGCGGGACTTCCCGTCATCGAGAAGATGTCGATGAGCTGCTGCAGCGCCACGGCCTTCGCCAGCCGGCTGGAGGAGACGGGGCGGACACAGGTGCTGGTGGCCGGCATCGAGACCCATGCATGCGTCAACCAGACGGTGCACGATCTCGTGGCGGCAGGTTACGAGGCGCACGTCGCCCGGGACGCCACCTCGTCACGCCGTCCGGGCGACATCCGTCCCGCGTGGGAGAAGATGCGCGCGGCCGGCATGCTGCCTACGTCGAGCGAGCAGGCGTTGCTCGAGCTCGTTCAGACGGCGGAGGCGGCCGAGTTCAAGAAGCTGCAGCGGCTCCTGAAGGAGGCCCCGCTGCCGCGCGACGCCGACTGA
- a CDS encoding inositol monophosphatase, with amino-acid sequence MLVFATRDVNRGARDCRRRSGVAQGPSVLAFERAAHVAARRAGALIRARYGERQQVSFKSEVDLVTTVDREAERLILDTLKAAFPDHGMIAEESTASPGRDGHRWYVDPLDGTTNFAHGYPHFAVSIALARDEEFLLGLVYDPLRDESFTAVRGGGARLNGAPIAVSDTAMLERALVATGFPYDRRQHGRFYLGFWEAVMARAQDVRRGGSAALDLCYVACGRLDAFWEWKLQPWDTAAGRLIVEEAGGRVTDFAARPHRLAGDQTAASNGRLHDDLLRVLAGAGAGTAV; translated from the coding sequence ATGCTAGTTTTCGCCACCCGTGATGTCAACCGCGGGGCCCGTGATTGCCGGCGCCGGAGCGGTGTGGCACAAGGGCCGTCCGTGCTGGCCTTCGAACGTGCGGCGCACGTCGCCGCGCGCCGCGCCGGCGCCCTCATCCGGGCGCGCTACGGCGAGCGGCAGCAGGTGTCGTTCAAGTCCGAGGTCGACCTCGTCACGACGGTCGACCGGGAGGCGGAGCGGTTGATCCTCGACACGCTCAAGGCCGCGTTCCCGGACCACGGGATGATCGCCGAGGAGTCGACGGCGTCCCCGGGGCGCGACGGACACCGCTGGTACGTCGACCCGCTCGACGGGACGACGAACTTCGCCCACGGCTATCCACACTTCGCGGTCTCCATCGCCCTCGCCCGGGACGAGGAGTTCCTGCTGGGGCTGGTGTACGACCCGTTGCGGGACGAGAGCTTCACGGCCGTCCGGGGCGGTGGCGCACGTCTCAACGGAGCACCGATCGCGGTCTCCGATACGGCGATGCTGGAGCGCGCGCTCGTCGCGACGGGATTCCCCTACGACCGCCGGCAGCACGGGCGGTTCTATCTCGGGTTCTGGGAGGCGGTCATGGCGCGGGCGCAGGACGTACGGCGCGGCGGTTCGGCCGCGCTCGACCTGTGTTACGTGGCGTGCGGCCGCCTCGACGCCTTCTGGGAGTGGAAGCTGCAGCCCTGGGACACCGCGGCAGGACGGCTGATCGTCGAGGAAGCCGGGGGACGGGTGACCGACTTCGCAGCCCGGCCTCACCGGCTGGCGGGCGACCAGACGGCCGCCTCGAACGGGCGCCTGCACGACGACCTGCTCCGTGTGCTTGCCGGTGCGGGGGCGGGTACGGCCGTCTGA
- a CDS encoding ribose-phosphate pyrophosphokinase: MKDEIKIFAGNSNRALANAISLYVGVPLGGAEIGRFSDGEVQVEITDNVRGGDVFVMQSTCTPGNDNLMELLLMLDALKRASAKRITAVIPYYGYARQDRKVAPRVPISAKLVADLITTAGASRVLTVDLHAGQIQGFFNVPVDNVYATPVILAYLRERLGRRDATVIAPDAGGVERARAFAKRLDANLAIIDKRRARPNEVAEVQIVGQVDGRHAVIIDDIVDTAGTLCAAAEAVRAAGAPAVIACATHPVLSGSAVERLERSTLDELIVTDTIPLGPDAARLPNLRVLSVAPLLGEAIRRTHDEDSISSLFI, encoded by the coding sequence GTGAAGGACGAGATCAAAATATTCGCGGGCAACTCGAACCGCGCGCTGGCAAACGCCATCAGCCTCTACGTCGGCGTGCCGCTGGGAGGCGCCGAGATCGGCCGCTTCAGCGACGGCGAGGTGCAGGTCGAGATCACCGACAACGTGCGGGGTGGCGACGTCTTCGTGATGCAGTCCACGTGCACTCCCGGGAACGACAACCTGATGGAGCTGCTCCTCATGTTGGACGCGCTGAAGCGCGCCTCCGCCAAGCGCATCACCGCCGTCATCCCGTACTACGGCTACGCGCGGCAGGACCGGAAGGTGGCGCCTCGCGTGCCGATCAGCGCCAAGCTCGTCGCGGACCTCATCACCACGGCCGGGGCGTCCCGGGTGCTGACCGTCGACCTCCACGCCGGGCAGATCCAGGGCTTCTTCAACGTCCCGGTGGACAACGTCTACGCCACGCCGGTCATCCTCGCTTACCTCCGCGAGCGGCTCGGCCGGCGCGATGCGACGGTCATCGCGCCGGACGCCGGCGGGGTGGAGCGCGCGCGCGCTTTCGCCAAGCGCCTCGACGCCAACCTCGCCATCATCGACAAGCGGCGTGCCCGCCCGAACGAGGTTGCGGAAGTGCAGATCGTCGGCCAGGTCGACGGCCGACACGCGGTCATCATCGACGACATCGTCGACACGGCCGGGACGTTGTGCGCAGCGGCGGAGGCCGTGCGGGCGGCCGGCGCACCCGCCGTGATCGCCTGCGCGACCCATCCCGTCCTCTCCGGCTCGGCGGTCGAACGCCTCGAGAGGTCGACGCTCGACGAGCTGATCGTCACCGACACGATTCCCCTCGGCCCGGACGCCGCCCGGCTCCCGAACCTGCGCGTGCTCTCCGTCGCGCCGCTGCTCGGCGAGGCGATCCGGCGCACGCACGACGAGGACTCGATCAGCTCACTCTTCATCTAA
- a CDS encoding 50S ribosomal protein L25, protein METVEVHIERRTGSRKSDARKLRRSGKVPAVLYGPKRATASLAVDAEEVERKLAHLEGSHLIRLVHDGHAPEAELHERMVLLREMQRHPVTGEVLHADFYEVNLTERLTVSVPLRFVGKPVGVVEGGILQPIQREVEVECLPTEIPEFVEIDVSALRIHEAVHVGELRLPEGVTALGDAARPLVTVLPPTVEEKPAEAAEAAPVEGAPAEAGAAAAAPAAEAAAAGKPAAGKKGGEG, encoded by the coding sequence ATGGAAACGGTGGAAGTCCACATCGAGCGGCGAACGGGCAGCCGGAAGAGCGACGCCCGCAAGCTCCGGCGCAGCGGCAAGGTACCGGCCGTGCTCTACGGGCCGAAGCGCGCCACGGCCTCGCTCGCGGTGGACGCCGAGGAGGTCGAGCGGAAGCTCGCGCACCTCGAGGGGTCGCACCTGATCCGCCTCGTCCACGACGGCCACGCGCCCGAGGCGGAGCTGCACGAGAGGATGGTCCTGCTGCGCGAGATGCAGCGCCACCCGGTAACGGGGGAGGTGCTGCACGCCGACTTCTACGAGGTCAACCTCACCGAACGGCTCACGGTCTCCGTGCCGTTGCGCTTCGTCGGCAAGCCCGTGGGCGTCGTCGAGGGCGGCATCCTGCAACCCATCCAGCGCGAGGTCGAGGTCGAGTGCCTGCCGACGGAGATCCCCGAGTTCGTCGAGATCGACGTCTCGGCGCTCCGCATCCACGAGGCGGTGCACGTGGGCGAGCTGCGCCTGCCCGAAGGCGTGACCGCCCTCGGCGACGCCGCGCGGCCGCTGGTCACCGTCCTGCCGCCGACGGTCGAGGAGAAGCCGGCGGAGGCGGCCGAGGCCGCACCGGTCGAGGGCGCGCCGGCGGAGGCGGGCGCGGCGGCCGCGGCACCCGCCGCCGAGGCGGCGGCCGCCGGCAAGCCGGCCGCGGGCAAGAAGGGTGGCGAAGGGTAG
- a CDS encoding aminoacyl-tRNA hydrolase, with protein MWVVVGLGNPGRRYARSRHNAGFRVVDRLAARWGVGVEREAHRAFLGEARRDGERVLLVKPQTYYNASGEAVGSLARFYRFDAGHVIAVHDDADLALGRVRIKMGGGGAGGNHGVESLIAILGPDFLRVKVGLGRPPAGWDTADYVLGPPSREEAESLAAAEERSADAVELVLAQGPEQAMNRINQKEAAHGGPPL; from the coding sequence GTGTGGGTGGTGGTCGGCCTCGGCAACCCCGGGCGCCGGTACGCACGCAGCCGGCACAACGCCGGTTTCCGCGTCGTCGACCGGCTGGCGGCGCGCTGGGGCGTCGGAGTGGAGCGTGAGGCGCATCGGGCGTTCCTCGGAGAGGCGCGGCGCGACGGCGAGCGCGTGCTCCTCGTGAAGCCACAGACGTACTACAACGCTTCGGGGGAGGCGGTCGGGAGCCTCGCGCGCTTCTACCGCTTCGACGCGGGACACGTGATCGCCGTCCACGATGATGCCGACCTGGCGCTCGGCCGCGTCCGTATCAAGATGGGTGGCGGAGGTGCGGGCGGTAACCACGGCGTCGAGTCGCTGATCGCGATCCTCGGTCCCGACTTCCTGCGGGTGAAGGTGGGCCTCGGCCGTCCTCCGGCCGGCTGGGACACCGCCGACTATGTCCTGGGGCCCCCGTCCAGGGAGGAAGCCGAATCGCTGGCAGCCGCCGAGGAGAGGTCGGCGGACGCCGTGGAGCTCGTGCTCGCCCAGGGCCCGGAGCAGGCGATGAATCGCATCAACCAGAAGGAGGCTGCGCATGGCGGACCGCCGCTATGA
- the rpsF gene encoding 30S ribosomal protein S6 — translation MADRRYETLVLIHPDQGDPGQKELATRIQKLIEEQGGAVSQVQEWGLRELAHPIARQHRAFYILFEYRAAPKGLDEVQRTLKLMDPVLRFVSVRRPEGAPPAPPRPAKREREREEAEFEAGEFEGLGEGEV, via the coding sequence ATGGCGGACCGCCGCTATGAGACGCTCGTCTTGATTCATCCCGATCAGGGCGACCCGGGCCAGAAAGAGCTGGCCACGCGCATCCAGAAGCTGATCGAAGAGCAGGGCGGGGCGGTGAGCCAGGTGCAGGAGTGGGGCCTCAGAGAGCTCGCCCACCCGATCGCCAGGCAGCACCGGGCGTTCTACATCCTCTTCGAGTACCGCGCCGCCCCGAAGGGGCTGGACGAGGTCCAGCGCACCTTGAAGCTCATGGATCCCGTGCTCCGCTTCGTGTCCGTCCGCCGGCCCGAGGGCGCCCCCCCGGCGCCGCCACGGCCGGCCAAGCGCGAGCGGGAGCGGGAGGAGGCGGAGTTCGAGGCGGGCGAGTTCGAAGGCCTGGGCGAAGGAGAGGTCTAG
- the rpsR gene encoding 30S ribosomal protein S18: MPRDKSDRRAKGEGRAPRRRGMGRRKVCRFCADKTMLIDYKDARGLGNFLSERGKIIPGRITGTCARHQRQLTVAIKQARTVALLPYATAYP, translated from the coding sequence ATGCCGAGAGACAAATCGGATCGCCGCGCCAAGGGCGAGGGACGGGCGCCGCGGCGCCGCGGGATGGGGCGTCGGAAGGTCTGCCGCTTCTGCGCGGACAAGACGATGCTCATCGACTACAAGGATGCGCGCGGGCTCGGGAACTTCCTCAGCGAGCGGGGCAAGATCATCCCGGGCCGGATCACCGGCACGTGCGCGCGGCACCAGCGCCAGCTGACCGTGGCGATCAAGCAGGCGCGCACCGTGGCGCTGCTGCCGTACGCCACCGCCTACCCGTAG
- a CDS encoding 50S ribosomal protein L9 has protein sequence MQVILRDDVPNLGKIGDVVRVKPGYARNFLLPRGLAVEASGKNLRMLEHQKRIIGVKAEHEQKAADALAGKLEGLALTVKANAGEGGRLFGSVTNLDVERLLAEKGFHVDRRRIGLDEPLKQLGTFPIVVQVGRAARATVQLTVEPA, from the coding sequence ATGCAAGTGATCCTTCGTGATGACGTGCCGAACCTCGGCAAGATCGGCGACGTCGTCCGCGTGAAGCCGGGCTACGCGCGCAACTTCCTCCTGCCCCGCGGGCTCGCCGTCGAGGCGAGCGGCAAGAACCTGCGCATGCTCGAGCACCAGAAACGGATCATCGGCGTCAAGGCCGAGCACGAGCAGAAGGCGGCGGACGCCCTGGCCGGCAAGCTCGAAGGCCTCGCGCTCACGGTCAAGGCGAATGCCGGCGAGGGGGGTCGCCTGTTCGGCTCGGTCACCAACCTCGACGTCGAGCGGCTGCTCGCCGAGAAGGGATTCCACGTCGACCGGCGCCGCATCGGCCTCGACGAGCCGCTGAAGCAGCTCGGCACCTTCCCGATCGTGGTCCAGGTCGGCCGCGCGGCTCGCGCCACGGTCCAGCTCACGGTGGAACCGGCATAA
- a CDS encoding deoxyguanosinetriphosphate triphosphohydrolase, translated as MPSRTEFEAREAAMLAPYAMPSRDSRGRRHPEPEHPFRMAFQRDRDRIIHSTAFRRLEYKTQVFVNHEGDYYRTRLTHTMEAAQVTRTLARALGLNEDLAEAIALAHDLGHTPFGHAGERTLDRLMAPHGGFDHNAQSLRIVDLLEERYPAFRGLNLSFEVREGIVKHSTRYDRPQVHEFDATLAPCLEAQIVDFADEIAYNAHDIDDGLKSGMLDPDELRSVSLWAEAMAAVARKAPGAPTHVLRYQAVRAIIDRLVTDLVDHLLARVAERHLDSLAALRRVKPRLVEYSPEITARNAELKAFLYDHLYTHHRVTRMTQKADRIMTALFEIYVTEPRQLPPHVTRRAREEGEPMPRVIADYIAGMTDRFALEEYKKLFDPYERV; from the coding sequence ATGCCGAGCCGGACCGAGTTCGAGGCGCGCGAGGCGGCGATGCTGGCCCCGTACGCGATGCCGAGCCGCGACTCGCGCGGCCGCCGGCACCCCGAGCCCGAGCACCCCTTCCGCATGGCCTTCCAGCGGGACCGCGACCGCATCATCCACTCGACCGCATTCCGCCGCCTCGAGTACAAGACGCAGGTCTTCGTCAACCACGAGGGCGACTACTACCGCACGCGTCTCACGCACACGATGGAAGCCGCGCAGGTGACGCGCACCCTCGCGCGCGCGCTCGGGCTGAACGAAGACCTCGCCGAGGCGATCGCGCTCGCCCACGACCTCGGTCACACGCCCTTCGGCCATGCGGGGGAGAGGACGCTCGACCGGCTGATGGCCCCGCATGGCGGCTTCGATCACAACGCCCAGAGCCTGCGCATCGTCGACCTGCTCGAGGAACGCTACCCGGCCTTCCGCGGCCTCAACCTGAGCTTCGAGGTCCGTGAAGGGATCGTGAAGCACTCGACGCGCTACGACCGGCCGCAGGTGCACGAGTTCGACGCCACCCTCGCCCCATGCCTGGAGGCGCAGATCGTCGACTTCGCCGACGAGATCGCCTACAACGCCCACGACATCGACGATGGCCTCAAGTCGGGGATGCTCGATCCCGACGAGCTCCGCTCGGTGTCGCTGTGGGCGGAGGCGATGGCGGCCGTCGCCCGCAAGGCTCCCGGCGCTCCCACGCACGTGCTGCGCTACCAGGCCGTCCGCGCCATCATCGACCGGCTGGTGACCGACCTCGTCGACCACCTCCTCGCGCGGGTGGCCGAGCGGCACCTCGACAGCCTGGCCGCGCTGCGGCGCGTGAAGCCACGGCTGGTCGAGTACTCGCCGGAGATCACCGCCCGGAACGCCGAGCTGAAGGCCTTCCTCTACGACCACCTCTACACCCATCACCGCGTCACCCGCATGACGCAGAAGGCGGACCGGATCATGACGGCGCTGTTCGAGATCTACGTGACCGAGCCCCGTCAGCTGCCGCCGCACGTCACCCGCCGCGCCCGAGAGGAGGGCGAGCCCATGCCGCGGGTCATCGCCGACTACATCGCCGGCATGACGGACCGCTTCGCCCTCGAGGAGTACAAGAAGCTCTTCGACCCCTACGAGCGCGTCTGA